The Anopheles coluzzii chromosome 2, AcolN3, whole genome shotgun sequence genome window below encodes:
- the LOC120950165 gene encoding uncharacterized protein LOC120950165, whose protein sequence is MRKRIQMLPLGVTLGAALLLLSTASAYTFDDDFEDLIAEESNVDEDLLPGSVLLPSDVFNDGKPFLVDRDPSTGAIDFLHKKTGNQLDLGDGKPYEPIKDSYISEKKDVIIHQSTPNFHDFLNLPKMYSPENFVSISSSYSNLKYQGINKGSNHREHGNTHIVAATSATAAPTTTAASSTTATPAASTKYFYSRPQYTAGSYNRAPGVGQGNANAYYTYPATSGRPITTPTTTTTTTTTTTTTTPAPTTTTTEAPRTTANSQKQLFTRYPYKSTIKNKYLETSEQTRKKFFLPSTLALPGPTTTTTERAPSTPMRSSTYYSPAGRPHWPTTSFQTTTSTESTVAVTASTAPANPVRFVDDADEQPKIKFTMPALKYEGSRPAPFRPMPSQAEEIGPDRETAASGSNTKIDLPKNPAVMSLSDIFSTLEQKKRIESQQAENNRVEEVEEQPLEEQAFPTTPPSIVLLNEGSVGSVTIGSSGPRIEQSIDLSDQYVRYEVHPQPQAPPTRPSFVQTQQQQQQQQQYEQQQYEQQHQQQYGQYPVHQSNGHRPQPPAMDVVGGQYVKYEVQQPQLNVVKYGAVPSMNNVVISPNQHSATFVLGSQQSVGSSIGSSSHAEGVGGHFVGSVSQDSASAAALSAGRPSYQMGQVLDEPHDQTNVGASVQVQVKPQDIIKTTSVRFPSESDDKYDNAPIISGTHKSEVLPPNGHSAPVRSDQMVVFPPNQDIASTLHEVSNRIVFDSSSPSSETLNRNELSIAPNPNYPADLPEQLTPPSGPERPDLIKQRPRPPIPAQGPPFRYSEIQRRPPTYSSDRPSRPTLTLPNILPQFRPNAKISQGHPPYMKEPGTYRVGPPSGMLVKAGPPLRKPAGYNVPSGLPPSTAAIRRTPVPTRLMTRLSPSPSRPQMHPASAELENRRYYRLPPPPPPPTMIKDRVYNIQPPRLQPPPPPPPPAAGAPVSGSSSNIIPPAVTSAEKPNEPLEDSEFHRNPPQILRNILRDDQQQRPKLEPVVTLQMLQSKKQASSHGAPSVQDSLGEASTVVAGSPQSQTHETGHKDRPVYVVYPVKSTPVRLDSKPNGDPIVVGHRGEQPPSKPISPGTEYQNTPFSIASHFEQEPILTAKHRKPNPNGKLNFPYSLEKPDPLALAQQLDKEQSGGQPTQDLLESDSEYNLGEEPTNVRDQDQDLISSKLQRFQTDSTPIAIAYTPTESSVVGGSNMRYSKPVGGYGSAASNYYYSPYGETQTEVSYLKIDDVDEFGNPSRRYEQSFQAPFQASMSLDPVKVTNPYEGWAVVTSSPQALKLQQQQQQPQAVHKPDLSPIRPHNSPNSIDRSDIGDTTSTGTGDDSADRPAASAPVTTSSTANFDQNSFQPELQGGFRPIYGADIKLSEQLNPDPQRSKGGDLFAEDSESEANKLQPNATTTKLQPVESKPKIVKKEEPDSGMDLDLEAFFDQFTKDYDDGDTGLDDVTMSEETTNEALPASGEGQYRSASEGRSSKDSTADAGVSSASESPVTKAETVDEPVTKAT, encoded by the coding sequence GATGACTTCGAGGATCTGATCGCGGAAGAATCGAACGTGGACGAGGACCTGCTGCCGGGGTCGGTTCTGCTGCCCTCCGACGTGTTCAACGATGGCAAACCGTTCCTGGTCGATCGTGACCCTTCGACGGGGGCGATCGACTTCCTGCACAAGAAGACGGGCAATCAGCTTGACCTCGGGGACGGCAAGCCGTACGAACCGATCAAAGATAGCTACATCAGCGAGAAGAAGGACGTGATCATCCATCAATCGACGCCCAACTTTCACGACTTTCTCAATCTGCCCAAAATGTACTCGCCGGAAAACTTCGTCTCGATATCGAGCTCGTACTCGAACCTCAAGTATCAGGGCATCAACAAGGGCTCGAACCACCGCGAGCATGGGAACACGCACATCGTAGCGGCCACATCGGCAACCGCAGCACCAACGACAACCGCCGCTAGCAGCACGACCGCGACCCCGGCGGCCTCGACCAAGTACTTCTACAGCAGGCCCCAGTATACGGCAGGAAGCTACAATCGCGCACCGGGAGTGGGACAGGGCAACGCGAACGCGTATTACACCTACCCCGCCACGTCGGGACGGCCGATCACGACACCGACGACCACGACAACCACTACGACCACAACAACGACGACCACACCAGCtccgaccacgacgacgacggaagCGCCACGAACGACGGCCAACTCGCAGAAGCAGCTCTTCACGCGCTACCCGTACAAGAGCACGATCAAGAACAAATACCTGGAGACGTCCGAGCAGACGCGCAAGAAGTTCTTCCTGCCGTCGACGCTGGCCCTGCCCGGACCGACCACGACCACTACCGAACGCGCCCCTTCCACTCCGATGAGATCCTCCACCTACTACTCACCGGCTGGTCGGCCGCACTGGCCCACGACATCCTTCCAGACGACGACCAGCACGGAGAGTACCGTCGCCGTAACGGCCTCGACCGCTCCTGCCAATCCCGTGCGCTTCGTGGACGATGCGGACGAGCAGCCAAAGATCAAGTTTACCATGCCAGCGCTGAAGTATGAAGGCTCGCGACCGGCACCGTTCCGACCGATGCCATCCCAGGCCGAAGAAATCGGGCCGGACCGGGAAACGGCCGCCAGCGGCTCGAACACCAAGATCGATCTGCCGAAGAACCCGGCCGTGATGTCACTGTCCGACATCTTCAGCACGCTCGAGCAGAAGAAGCGCATTGAATCGCAGCAGGCGGAGAACAATCGTGTCGAGGAGGTGGAAGAGCAGCCGCTCGAGGAGCAAGCTTTTCCGACGACGCCGCCTTCGATTGTGCTGTTGAATGAGGGTTCGGTCGGATCGGTAACCATTGGGTCAAGTGGTCCCCGCATCGAGCAGTCGATCGATCTGTCCGATCAGTACGTGCGATACGAGGTACATCCACAGCCGCAGGCACCACCAACTAGACCGTCGTTCGTGCagacccagcagcagcagcagcagcagcagcagtatgagCAACAGCAATatgaacagcagcaccagcaacaataCGGGCAATATCCGGTACACCAATCGAACGGACATCGTCCCCAACCACCGGCGATGGATGTGGTGGGCGGCCAGTACGTCAAGTACGAAgtgcagcagccgcagctaAACGTGGTCAAGTATGGAGCAGTGCCGAGCATGAACAATGTCGTGATTAGCCCGAACCAGCACTCCGCCACGTTCGTGCTGGGCTCGCAGCAGTCCGTCGGCAGCAGCATTGGGTCGTCGTCCCACGCGGAAGGTGTTGGTGGCCACTTTGTGGGCTCGGTATCGCAAGATTCGGCCTCGGCCGCTGCACTGAGCGCTGGCCGTCCGTCCTACCAGATGGGCCAGGTGCTGGACGAACCGCACGACCAAACCAACGTCGGCGCGTCCGTACAGGTGCAAGTGAAGCCGCAAGACATCATCAAGACGACGAGCGTACGGTTCCCGAGCGAGTCAGACGACAAGTACGATAATGCGCCCATCATCAGCGGCACGCACAAGTCGGAAGTTTTGCCCCCGAACGGACACTCGGCGCCGGTGCGCAGCGACCAGATGGTGGTGTTCCCACCGAACCAAGACATTGCCAGCACGCTGCACGAGGTTTCGAACCGCATCGTGTTCGACTCGTCCTCGCCCTCCAGTGAAACGCTCAACCGGAACGAGCTGTCCATCGCGCCCAACCCGAACTATCCAGCGGATCTGCCCGAACAGCTGACACCTCCATCCGGCCCGGAGCGTCCCGATCTGATTAAGCAACGACCGCGCCCACCAATACCCGCCCAAGGGCCACCCTTCCGCTACAGCGAGATTCAGCGCCGACCTCCAACGTATTCAAGCGATCGGCCTTCCCGCCCGACACTCACGCTGCCGAACATTCTGCCCCAGTTCCGTCCGAATGCAAAGATTTCCCAAGGCCATCCACCGTACATGAAGGAACCGGGAACGTACCGTGTCGGCCCACCGTCGGGAATGCTCGTTAAAGCTGGTCCCCCGCTACGGAAACCGGCCGGCTATAATGTGCCCAGCGGGTTGCCGCCATCCACAGCGGCCATTCGCAGAACTCCGGTGCCGACGCGGCTAATGACGCGCCTAAGCCCTTCCCCGAGTCGCCCGCAGATGCATCCGGCATCGGCCGAGCTGGAGAACCGTCGTTACTATCGActaccgccgccaccgccgccgccgaccaTGATTAAGGATCGCGTGTACAACATTCAACCGCCCCGGCTACAgcctccaccgccaccaccaccaccagcagcaggtgCTCCAGTGTCGGGAAGCTCGTCCAACATTATTCCACCGGCCGTTACTTCCGCGGAAAAGCCGAACGAACCGCTGGAGGACAGCGAGTTCCATCGGAATCCACCCCAGATCTTGCGCAACATCTTGAGGGatgatcagcagcagcgaccTAAACTGGAACCCGTGGTGACGCTGCAGATGCTACAGTCCAAGAAGCAGGCATCGTCCCACGGTGCTCCCTCGGTGCAAGATTCGCTCGGTGAGGCAAGCACCGTCGTAGCCGGATCGCCCCAATCGCAAACCCACGAGACGGGCCACAAGGACCGGCCAGTGTATGTAGTCTACCCGGTGAAGAGTACACCCGTCCGGCTGGATAGCAAACCGAACGGCGATCCGATCGTGGTTGGCCATCGCGGAGAGCAACCTCCATCGAAACCGATCAGCCCCGGTACGGAGTACCAGAACACGCCGTTTTCGATCGCCTCACACTTTGAACAGGAACCAATCTTAACGGCCAAACACCGGAAACCCAACCCGAACGGTAAACTCAACTTCCCGTACAGTCTCGAGAAACCTGACCCCCTGGCACTGGCCCAACAGCTCGACAAGGAGCAATCGGGCGGACAACCGACGCAAGATCTGCTAGAATCGGACTCGGAATACAATCTGGGCGAGGAGCCGACGAATGTACGCGATCAGGATCAGGACCTGATCTCCAGCAAACTGCAACGTTTCCAGACGGACAGCACGCCGATTGCGATCGCGTACACACCAACCGAATCCAGCGTAGTGGGAGGCAGTAATATGCGGTACAGCAAACCCGTTGGAGGTTACGGATCGGCAGCGAGCAATTACTACTACTCGCCGTACGGTGAAACGCAGACGGAGGTGTCCTACCTGAAGATCGACGATGTGGACGAGTTTGGTAACCCTTCGCGTCGCTACGAGCAAAGTTTCCAGGCACCGTTCCAGGCGAGCATGAGTCTGGATCCGGTCAAGGTGACCAATCCGTACGAAGGGTGGGCTGTCGTAACATCCTCGCCGCAGGCACTCAAActtcaacagcaacagcaacagccgcAAGCGGTACACAAACCCGACCTGTCTCCAATCCGTCCACACAACAGTCCCAACTCGATCGATCGTTCCGACATCGGTGATACCACCTCCACCGGCACTGGCGACGATAGTGCAGACCGTCCAGCAGCGTCCGCACCAGTAACTACCTCCTCTACGGCTAATTTCGATCAAAACAGCTTCCAGCCGGAACTGCAGGGCGGTTTCCGCCCGATCTACGGGGCGGACATCAAGCTGAGCGAGCAGCTCAACCCCGATCCGCAGCGATCGAAAGGCGGCGATCTGTTTGCAGAGGACAGCGAGAGCGAAGCAAACAAACTGCAACCAAATGCTACCACGACCAAGCTGCAGCCCGTGGAATCGAAGCcgaaaatagtgaaaaaagaagaaccgGACAGCGGAATGGATCTGGATCTGGAGGCATTCTTCGATCAGTTCACGAAGGACTATGACGATGGCGATACCGGGCTGGACGATGTGACGATGAGCGAGGAGACGACGAACGAGGCGCTGCCAGCCAGTGGAGAGGGTCAGTACCGTAGCGCTAGCGAAGGACGAAGCAGTAAAGATTCGACAGCGGATGCGGGTGTGAGTTCTGCGTCTGAAAGTCCCGTCACAAAAGCTGAGACGGTGGATGAACCCGTTACAAAGGCGACGTGA